One genomic window of Pocillopora verrucosa isolate sample1 chromosome 8, ASM3666991v2, whole genome shotgun sequence includes the following:
- the LOC131778858 gene encoding uncharacterized protein isoform X1 has translation MNARIIIAAVGALIITGTLTECLEQDEHNIAGCLRACGWDERKSLTKRARASSSLSCDQCLRRRRDLYRHAITAFVRRRRQSLSYDCASRADDNSPVPEIQLASNVSVKFGQYDNTDDWYAYVSWSPINDTAGFLKGYSVRYSFDSDILCAKVPKNQTSFRINISSYGYIQGENIHLVVISIPYNTTVTGMLSFSDKKTSTSPPPSQTMTSVRVTTKSSTAAKASKATETSKARTTTKGSDKPMKYVSISVGAVAGVLAVVLAGVFHKKFIRICVKREGFNYDRPPGDIEPENRDVFIIFNGDDDEWVVKELLPLIEEQHGFKCRVHYRDFIPGGIIYNLMSDHVNKSYKNVAVYSKNFLKSGFCDFELNQAKHRLLRKNDDSLVIIRKDDVDLSSLPEDLRDRSVIDYGSNHEKPHWKRKLIEFLKLPNKNRHESTKSNDTVVSSIDDVDPIREEVF, from the exons ATGAATGCGAGAATCATCATAGCTGCAGTAGGGGCACTTATTATCACTGGAACGTTGACAGAATGTTTAGAACAAGATGAACACAACATAGCAGGGTGCCTACGAGCCTGCGGCTGGGACGAGCGGAAATCTTTGACCAAGAGAGCTCGG gCCAGCTCATCTCTCTCCTGCGATCAGTGTTTAAGAAGGAGGAGAG aCCTCTATCGACATGCTATCACTGCCTTTGTAAGACGTCGGAGGCAATCTCTTAGTTATG ACTGTGCGAGCAGGGCTGATGACAATTCACCCGTACCTGAAATACAGCTTGCATCCAATGTCTCCGTAAAATTCGGACAGTATGATAACACAGACGACTGGTATGCCTACGTATCTTGGAGTCCAATCAATG ATACCGCTGGTTTTTTAAAAGGCTATTCTGTTCGCTACTCGTTTGACAGTGATATACTTTGTGCTAAGGTGCCGAAG AACCAAACGTCTTTCAGAATAAATATATCTAGTTATGGCTATATTCAGGGCGAAAATATTCACCTAGTG GTTATAAGCATCCCGTATAATACGACTGTCACTGGGATGCTGTCATTCTCTGACAAAAAAA cTTCAACATCACCACCACCATCACAAACTATGACATCAGTTAGGGTAACAACGAAATCATCGACAGCTGCAAAAGCATCCAAAGCCACAGAAACATCAAAAGCAAGGACAACGACGAAAG gcTCTGACAAACCCATGAAATATGTGTCCATTTCCGTCGGTGCTGTAGCTGGTGTCTTGGCTGTAGTATTGGCTGGTGTTTTCCATAAAAAGTTTATTAGAATCTGTGTAAAACGCGAGGGATTTAACTATGATCGTCCACCTGGtg ATATTGAGCCTGAAAATCGTGAcgtattcataatttttaatggTGACGATGACGAATGGGTGGTAAAAGAGCTCCTACCCCTCATTGAAGAACAGCATGGGTTCAAATGCCGAGTTCATTACAGAGACTTCATACCTGGTGGTATTATCTATAACCTGATGTCGGATCACGTtaacaaaagttacaaaaatgtAGCAGTTTACTCGAAGAACTTTTTGAAAAGTGGCTTTTGTGATTTTGAACTGAATCAAGCAAAGCATAGACTTCTCAGAAAAAATGACGACAGTTTAGTCATTATAAGAAAAGATGACGTAGATTTAAGTTCGCTGCCTGAAGATCTGCGAGATAGAAGTGTTATCGACTATGGCAGTAATCACGAAAAACCCCactggaaaagaaaactcatcGAGTTTCTCAAGTTGCCTAACAAAAACAGGCATGAAAGCACAAAAAGTAATGATACAGTAGTATCCTCCATAGACGACGTCGACCCGATCAGAGAAGAAGTTTTCTGA
- the LOC131778858 gene encoding uncharacterized protein isoform X2 gives MNARIIIAAVGALIITGTLTECLEQDEHNIAGCLRACGWDERKSLTKRARASSSLSCDQCLRRRRDLYRHAITAFVRRRRQSLSYDCASRADDNSPVPEIQLASNVSVKFGQYDNTDDWYAYVSWSPINDTAGFLKGYSVRYSFDSDILCAKVPKNQTSFRINISSYGYIQGENIHLVVISIPYNTTVTGMLSFSDKKTSTSPPPSQTMTSVRVTTKSSTAAKASKATETSKARTTTKGSDKPMKYVSISVGAVAGVLAVVLAGVFHKKFIRICVKREGFNYDRPPDIEPENRDVFIIFNGDDDEWVVKELLPLIEEQHGFKCRVHYRDFIPGGIIYNLMSDHVNKSYKNVAVYSKNFLKSGFCDFELNQAKHRLLRKNDDSLVIIRKDDVDLSSLPEDLRDRSVIDYGSNHEKPHWKRKLIEFLKLPNKNRHESTKSNDTVVSSIDDVDPIREEVF, from the exons ATGAATGCGAGAATCATCATAGCTGCAGTAGGGGCACTTATTATCACTGGAACGTTGACAGAATGTTTAGAACAAGATGAACACAACATAGCAGGGTGCCTACGAGCCTGCGGCTGGGACGAGCGGAAATCTTTGACCAAGAGAGCTCGG gCCAGCTCATCTCTCTCCTGCGATCAGTGTTTAAGAAGGAGGAGAG aCCTCTATCGACATGCTATCACTGCCTTTGTAAGACGTCGGAGGCAATCTCTTAGTTATG ACTGTGCGAGCAGGGCTGATGACAATTCACCCGTACCTGAAATACAGCTTGCATCCAATGTCTCCGTAAAATTCGGACAGTATGATAACACAGACGACTGGTATGCCTACGTATCTTGGAGTCCAATCAATG ATACCGCTGGTTTTTTAAAAGGCTATTCTGTTCGCTACTCGTTTGACAGTGATATACTTTGTGCTAAGGTGCCGAAG AACCAAACGTCTTTCAGAATAAATATATCTAGTTATGGCTATATTCAGGGCGAAAATATTCACCTAGTG GTTATAAGCATCCCGTATAATACGACTGTCACTGGGATGCTGTCATTCTCTGACAAAAAAA cTTCAACATCACCACCACCATCACAAACTATGACATCAGTTAGGGTAACAACGAAATCATCGACAGCTGCAAAAGCATCCAAAGCCACAGAAACATCAAAAGCAAGGACAACGACGAAAG gcTCTGACAAACCCATGAAATATGTGTCCATTTCCGTCGGTGCTGTAGCTGGTGTCTTGGCTGTAGTATTGGCTGGTGTTTTCCATAAAAAGTTTATTAGAATCTGTGTAAAACGCGAGGGATTTAACTATGATCGTCCACCTG ATATTGAGCCTGAAAATCGTGAcgtattcataatttttaatggTGACGATGACGAATGGGTGGTAAAAGAGCTCCTACCCCTCATTGAAGAACAGCATGGGTTCAAATGCCGAGTTCATTACAGAGACTTCATACCTGGTGGTATTATCTATAACCTGATGTCGGATCACGTtaacaaaagttacaaaaatgtAGCAGTTTACTCGAAGAACTTTTTGAAAAGTGGCTTTTGTGATTTTGAACTGAATCAAGCAAAGCATAGACTTCTCAGAAAAAATGACGACAGTTTAGTCATTATAAGAAAAGATGACGTAGATTTAAGTTCGCTGCCTGAAGATCTGCGAGATAGAAGTGTTATCGACTATGGCAGTAATCACGAAAAACCCCactggaaaagaaaactcatcGAGTTTCTCAAGTTGCCTAACAAAAACAGGCATGAAAGCACAAAAAGTAATGATACAGTAGTATCCTCCATAGACGACGTCGACCCGATCAGAGAAGAAGTTTTCTGA